A stretch of DNA from Cannabis sativa cultivar Pink pepper isolate KNU-18-1 chromosome X, ASM2916894v1, whole genome shotgun sequence:
GTTTTATTAGGATGTATACCTTGCAAAAGCACTTGCGAAGTGTCTGCATTCTCCTCTCATGGGACATGCATTGCAGTTTGGTGTACTCTTTGTACAGAAGACCTGCATATGTATATTCATCGAAGGATGAGACCTTTTCCTTGAAATAATTCAAAATGTTCAACTTATGTAGTAATGATTGATAATTAACCTTTCCAAATGTAATCATCTGGTAGTGTAGTTCATATCTGTAATCAGGTAGTTTAATATTAGTTAAGAACAACAACTTCTATGGAAAATACAAGATTTTATTCAATAGCAAAATGCATTCTTTAAGGAAAAACTTGAGTTGTTGATGGAATTATGAAAATACAGAGTTCGTTGATCAAGTTTGCATAATCTTGGCCAAAGATACTTTTGAACTGTCTCCAGCACCGGGTACCTACAGTAAATTCTGGTCAGAAATTCtttttctaatatattttactttctttttaatttatttgaagCATACATGATAGTGATACTGAGGTGGTGTTTGGTTTGGTGGAATATAATAGTAATATTAATGGTAATAGTAATGTAATGGAATAAGAATGATACTAATGAGAATTGATTACGTTGTTTGGTTTGTTGTTGAGATTAATATTGGAGTAAGTGATAGATTGACGAAATTGTTCccactttaatttttatatttaaataaagagagagagactATTAGAATTATCTTAGTTTTACTTTCTTTAATCCTTTTTAATGCGTAATTCTCATTAGATAACATTTTCAGTGTAATGTAATCTCATTACATCACTTTTAAAAGCAAACTAAACGTTTTAATGAGTAATTTGATTCCACTACAATACCCATTATGCAAACCAAACATGCACTTACAGTTCTAGAAGGTGTAATTGAAGTGACTCTGGAAGTGGTTGAAGGGGTACCCAACCCAATCGTACTGCTATTCTTCCTACATTTGTGTCAACCTTTGCAAACATAGAAATGATAATCCTAGGTTAGCCAAaaacaaaagaaacataaaattGATCTGCTGGTCCTCACTATTTCATTCCCTGCCTGTTCTTATAATATAAAACACACAACTAAATAGTCCTTACCGGGAAAGCAAGATGATGAAGTGTTAAAAGCCTCACACACTCGACACTTTTCAATCCCAGTCCTCGAATGCTTAGCAAGTAATCCCTGTAGCAGGTTTTGTAGAGAAAATATACAAAATCAAACGTATGTAACAAGTAACCTTGCTTTAAATATCATCAATGTATGAGGTGTTGTAATGTATGTAGCAGGTTTTGAATGTAATCGAACTTGTTATATTCTCAAGCAAGTTGATATTTCATATAACCTACTTTGCTTCATCTGGGGGAACATCTCTTAACCATTCAAGGTCAATGCTTCCATGGTCTTTGACTATGCGATTTAGGAATTCCTGTAACATTGTGAagcaatttttaaattcaaggaTGCTTTAAACTTGAAATACATTCTAGGACTTTTTTAAAGaaagataaaatatattttggcttaaaggaaaaatcaaattagaatatatgtatataggtGTTGCAAACTTCTAATAAATGTTGTTTAGGTCGATTGCTAATACTTTTGAACCCTAGAAGTTGTTCTTGTGTATGATTCATTGATATTCGTCACTTTATTTTATACCATTAGGCATGATCCTAATATTTTCACATCACAATGGTGGGAGTGTATGAGAGCTAGGAAAAACCTTGATTCGTTCTGCCAGCATCTTGTTCATTCCTCGTTTTTCGATGGCATCAGAAATATCTTTAACATTGGCTGTTCTAATTGCTTCATAGTCAATTGAGTCAACTGCATCTttgcttttttctttttggtcaCTACCGGTCTCTACCCGCCTCCTTAACTTGTCCCAGTCAACTTCATTTTTCTTTTGACCTGTAGAATTGCCTCTTTTtgcttttgaaatttttgtaTGCGCATCATTTGGAGTATGGTCAGAAATTTGCTCTACCAACTTATTATCTTTCTGCAACTGGATACTTATTGCAGAAATACTATCCCCAGTTTCAGAAGATTTTTCTGTGAGCTTATTGTCATGTGGAACAGTCTCTGCAGTTGCATCCTGCATCTTGCCAAGTGCATAAGAAAACTTTACACGGTTTTTTAGTGAAGTTCTTTCTGCTTGAAATGTATCACTCTTCCAATGCTGATAATTGCTGCAAGAAGATCGACTGTATTCAGTGTTTGAGTGAAGTGCTTCTTGGCTTGTTGATTGTGAGCATAAGAATGCACAAGGGTCAGCTGATGGTGTTTCTTTAGATTTCCAAACTTGATTCTGTTGTGCAGAGCTGATACTGAAACATTCAGCTCGTTCACTACATATTGAAGTTTTGGAAACTGTGTCTGGCCCCTTTGCTGATCTGGAGCTGGTTGAATGCCAAGATGATGTGCTTTTTTCACTGAAGTTTTCAAAGCAACATACTTCTGGTGCACTAGGCTCAGTTGTCGTACACAACTCACTTTTTCCAGAATGGGGAGCTGGTTGCATATACGGATAGTCTGGATTGTTTGTATAAGGGAATTCAGGGTGTTTCATCAGATAAGAGCTTGAGTTTAGCATTTTTACATGCTTGTGTTTCTCAAATGCTGTACATACATCTACACGATCATAAACTTCCTGAACTGAGACACTTTTTTCCATCAGTAAATAATCAGTTAGAGATGAAGCTTGAGTGTTGCTAGGCTTCCATCCAGTACAAGGATCTTTTGCCTTTGAGTTTGAGCCTGAACATGATCTGATTCCTCCAGTGGCTCGAGTGATTGAGGAATGAAAAGAATTTTGAGAGAATATGATTTCTTCCTCTGAACTTTGGCTTTGTAGTTCTGTCAAGTTTCTTTTGGTTTTTGCTGTATCATCTCTCCATTGACCGTCATCATATTGATGGGGTGCTGTGTTTTGGCTCTTGATTGGTTCTCTTGAGTCTTCGTGCCATTTGATGGTGTCATTTAGATTTATTATGTGGATTGTTGCTTCTTTACCTATTATTGTAGTGCTGACCTTATCTTGAATGCTATTGCTTGTTGACTTAAGAGGAAATTGTGCAGCCAGAGACATGAAGGCAGAACTGCAGTAAAGGATACAAAATGCTTTCATTGAACATTGTATGGCCATTtggtttaaaattaattatatgtcaTTGTTTACCTTGAAAGATGGTCTGAGACATTTTGAGTAAGGAAGACTCCAATTACTGAATCAACAACTGATCCTTTCCATCTAGAGAAACGTCTGTCTCCTACAAAGAGATATATTTGGTTAGTTGCTGaagtatattttgttttttgctCTGCATGTAAGGATTtctgaataataataaaaaaatggtaACTTGGTCATAAATTGTTTCTGGCATCCAAGCACGGACATAGCTGTTAGTCCTGTTGGCACTACAGAATAACACACTCTAAGGTTGGACTGTTTCCTAGCATCCTTTCTGAATAGCAGAGCACTTTAAACTTATATATCTTTTGGACTGCTATTTTTTTTAGCAATGAATATTTCcttttcttaaattaaaaacactactgtttgtttttttgtttttattaaatatagagaaaaaaattataagaaagtGTACCTTGAACTAGATGCATCCGTGCAATGAAAGAATCAACTCTCCCACTGAACACTTTTCTTTCCTCTTCCCACCACTTCTCCTTTTTCTTATTTGTTCCTTCTAGGTCTTCACTTCCTTCCTTGCCCATCAAAAGATTCCAAATCCTGTTTGTTTCTGGATCAAGGTCTACTTTAGGTCGTTGTTTACGCttcttgataaactcaaaaccTCCATATGGAACAACTGCACCATTTCCTTGGTATAGGACAAGTGCATTTTGGTCTGGCCTTCGTAATCCACTGCTACTTCCATTGAGATTAAGGCTCTGAAATTTGTATATGACTTCGTCAATCGCTGTAAGATGTTCTGGTTTCTTTTTTGGACctacaaaaaaaattgatagaATGTTAGGTTTCTTAAGTTAACCTATTAAAATCACAATTTAAGTATTGTTAAATAAGAAGCTTACCTCTTTTTTTGGGCAAGGGTTTTTGTGTATTCAATACTGACAAAGTTGATTCTCTTAGAGGGGCTTTCACAGTCTGCTGAGTCTCTGACATGCAAGCATAATGAGTTTGAAATAGCTGCCCATTTCCAAGTGTGGTGGACTTCTCAGGAAGGGATGAATGatgtttatttttctcaaatgtgGTTCCTGTGGAAAGGCTGTTAGTATGATTCTGGGCCCTTGCAGAACGTGTCTTTCCTGTTTGTGAATGTTGCTTGGATAAAATTTGTTGATTTTTCATATTATGCTCTGAAGGGATAGAGTGATCATAAATGTTGCTGTTGAATATGCTGACTTCATTCATTTCTCTCTCAGCAATTCTTCTCAATTGTGCATTCAATAATGTGCAATTAGCTTTTGATTTCAGTCTCCTTGCATTCACACTGTGTGCTCCTGTTGTTTCAACATATTCCAAACCCTCAGCTGCTTCGACATTAGAAGGAATGTTAACGATGCCTCTGCAGTCATCCacaatcttctttttctttgtaGTTTGGGAAAATTCTGAGCAAAACTCATATAACTCTTGGTGCAACAATGTTCTAGCATCCATATGCTTTGTGGTTGAGAGACGTGCATGTTCAGTGGTCTGGAAATGGTCCCTTTTTGACCTTCTTGCTTCACTGGAGGAGGGGGTCTTTGGAACTGGCTGAGGCATAGCCTGCTTCGTTGGTTCTCTAATCTTCTGAAGGGTTTTACAATTATCTCTTCCTTGAACTCTATCTTGGACTATTGCTTCTGCGCATGCATGTTGCTGTTTCCAAATGTATTCATCTTCCTTCCTCTTTAGCTGTTGAtcaatatttttgtttatttcatGTCTTCCTGTTACATTGAAATATTTCATATGCATATCTTTTGATGAATCAAACAGAGGAACTGTTGCTTGCCTGTCAAATGGAACATTGCCATTCAGCAGTTGATTCATGAAATGGTTTTCTACCACATGTTCAACAGGTATGCCACTTAGCATGGATGGAATTGTATCCCTTGCATGATCATTTCCATTACATAGCTCTGTTGCTTGATATTCCAAGGTGGCACTTGGAGTTTTTCCATTCATGTTGTGCATCTCGTGCTGCACTGCTATGTTGCCCAGATTCGCATCtccaattttttcaaaatcaaaagtTAAGATTTTCTTGCTTCTTTTTTTGGGCAATGTAGTTTTATGATTTCCTGTCCCCTCCAAAATATCCACCATTTGAGATGTTGACTCTTTTGGAACATTTCTGCGTACATATTTCCTCTTTTGGTGCTTAGGTTCCGTATTTTCTGAAAC
This window harbors:
- the LOC115705962 gene encoding transcriptional activator DEMETER, which produces MNLNFEERIPILGTEEFQSERSWVPATPEKSPVLGRSIAFSDIQQGRQQVPLNSLELASNTGRCASNKDCLTQIFNPNSQVSQTMGYFRYSDEHSTEDNLMANGRAGSLQLSLPDAFVDFNNVSFMQLLQHGEAEVPSSNTTLLRFAEMAAETPSMPQPPHEMINIQQDCGSGGFNPGARFIDGMEVNQIGHSHWQFGKSSNPLNYGSSLPQTLGCMYFFPQSDGNDLSTTARPSYDLNYSPSNSNALTNAVNSHHFTPVTPNHVTIEYQRSALLKSTADETPSQERDTTQNLVEYREDEAIQLHCDELLQKIVDSSSAAISTPYKENKDSEIINLGFDLNETPQQKPPKRRKHRPKVIVEGKPKRGQKPKVSENTEPKHQKRKYVRRNVPKESTSQMVDILEGTGNHKTTLPKKRSKKILTFDFEKIGDANLGNIAVQHEMHNMNGKTPSATLEYQATELCNGNDHARDTIPSMLSGIPVEHVVENHFMNQLLNGNVPFDRQATVPLFDSSKDMHMKYFNVTGRHEINKNIDQQLKRKEDEYIWKQQHACAEAIVQDRVQGRDNCKTLQKIREPTKQAMPQPVPKTPSSSEARRSKRDHFQTTEHARLSTTKHMDARTLLHQELYEFCSEFSQTTKKKKIVDDCRGIVNIPSNVEAAEGLEYVETTGAHSVNARRLKSKANCTLLNAQLRRIAEREMNEVSIFNSNIYDHSIPSEHNMKNQQILSKQHSQTGKTRSARAQNHTNSLSTGTTFEKNKHHSSLPEKSTTLGNGQLFQTHYACMSETQQTVKAPLRESTLSVLNTQKPLPKKRGPKKKPEHLTAIDEVIYKFQSLNLNGSSSGLRRPDQNALVLYQGNGAVVPYGGFEFIKKRKQRPKVDLDPETNRIWNLLMGKEGSEDLEGTNKKKEKWWEEERKVFSGRVDSFIARMHLVQGDRRFSRWKGSVVDSVIGVFLTQNVSDHLSSSAFMSLAAQFPLKSTSNSIQDKVSTTIIGKEATIHIINLNDTIKWHEDSREPIKSQNTAPHQYDDGQWRDDTAKTKRNLTELQSQSSEEEIIFSQNSFHSSITRATGGIRSCSGSNSKAKDPCTGWKPSNTQASSLTDYLLMEKSVSVQEVYDRVDVCTAFEKHKHVKMLNSSSYLMKHPEFPYTNNPDYPYMQPAPHSGKSELCTTTEPSAPEVCCFENFSEKSTSSWHSTSSRSAKGPDTVSKTSICSERAECFSISSAQQNQVWKSKETPSADPCAFLCSQSTSQEALHSNTEYSRSSCSNYQHWKSDTFQAERTSLKNRVKFSYALGKMQDATAETVPHDNKLTEKSSETGDSISAISIQLQKDNKLVEQISDHTPNDAHTKISKAKRGNSTGQKKNEVDWDKLRRRVETGSDQKEKSKDAVDSIDYEAIRTANVKDISDAIEKRGMNKMLAERIKEFLNRIVKDHGSIDLEWLRDVPPDEAKDYLLSIRGLGLKSVECVRLLTLHHLAFPVDTNVGRIAVRLGWVPLQPLPESLQLHLLELYPVLETVQKYLWPRLCKLDQRTLYELHYQMITFGKVFCTKSTPNCNACPMRGECRHFASAFASARLALPGPEEKRIVTSSVPTQANNRAVVMNTALLPPLENNILAEAGSKTEKCEPIIEEPATPEQECIEVSQSDIEDSFYEDPDEIPTIKLNIEEFTETLQNYMKKNMELQEGDMSKALVALNPEAASIPIPKLKNVSRLRTEHQVYELPDSHPLLEQLEKREPDDPSPYLLAIWTPGETANSTQPSARSCSSDQPDKLCDEKTCFSCNSIRETNSQTVRGTILIPCRTAMRGSFPLNGTYFQVNEVFADHDSSLNPINVPRAWIWNLPRRMVYFGTSVSTIFKGLSTQGIQFCFWKGFVCVRGFDMTTRAPRPLIARLHFPASKLIKTKLMTKDERD